CAGTCCATCGTCCTCGTGGGGTGCGTACAGCGTCTCCGTGTCGACGCCGACACCGATCCTCGCACCGGAGAGATCAGCTCGCCAGTTCTCAGAGCCGTCGTCGCTGTCGAGTGCGACGACCGTGCCGGGTTCGGAAGACGGATCAGGTCCACCGCGGCTGCCGTCGGTGAGCACGAATACCTGACCCTCGTGTATCGCTGGTGCTTCGTAGATCGGCTCGGTGAATTGCTCTTCCCACTCAACACTCCAGTCGTCGGTGTCGAAGCCGACGACCAATCCGGATCGACTGCCGTCGACACGCAACGCGTGGGCTGCGACATCGTCCCCGACTGCGAGGCCGCCGTCGCTTCCGTTCTCGCGAGTCCGTTCGGTCGAAATGGAGTTCCCCGTCTCGGGATCGATACGTGCGACGGACCCCGAGAGGTACAGTTTCTCGTGATTTCCGGTCAGCCTGTCGCCGTATAAGAGCCCTGTCTCGTCCGTCCAGACCAGTTTCTCCTCTGCTGGGTTGATTCGGTCCCGTCGATACTTACTGTGGATGAAGACCTCACTTCCGGCGACGACAGGTGCCGGTGTCCGGGCGAACGCTGATGATTTGAGGTCGTCGTCAGCGATGTCGGTGAGGCGCCACAGCTGTTCCGGCTCCGTGCGGTGGACGGCCGTCGGCTCGTAGTCGGTATCGACCGCAGTCGCGTAGACGGCGCGGTCTGTGACTGCAATCCCGGGTCGAGATACGTAGTCCAGCGATCGGTGATCTGGGATCGTCAGTGACTCTCCGTATCCCCAGAGTCGTTCGACTTCGTAGGGAGCTTCAAGCCGTGTTTTCGCCTGACCGGTCTGGGCGAGGTCGCCTCGATACATCGGCCACTTTTCGGTGTCGGACGCATCAAGCGGTTCTCCCGGGGTCTCTTTGCCTGAGAGCATCGAACACCCGGAGAGCGTAAGCATCCCGCCTGTTGCGAGAACTTGCCGACGAGTTAGTAGCCTCATATATTATATAGTGAATTTGACTTGATCCATTAGATCAATGAAGTGCGAATCAATATATCGGTTAAAATCCATTCCTTCTAATTCATACCATGTTGCTTTCGAGTGGACCCTGCCAACTGGCTGGTATGATCCAAACCAAGAGCTTTTTTGAACCGTTCTATCAACATCAGCCAACGAACCAGGATTAACGCTAGCTGTGTACTTCTGGGTATGGTTGCTTCCTATTGACACTCTCCATTTGCCAAGATCTTCCCATGGATCACTCTCGTCGTAAGTTTGCACATCGTGCTGAGTGTAGGTGTTGCTGGTAGACACATTGATTCCCGGAGGCCAGGAGATACTAATTCCTGCACTCCAAGTTTCACTCACTTGGCCAGTCACATCCGACCTAGGGTATCGACTTTCATGTTTCATATCTGCATTGTCGTCCCATTCGTGCTCAAGTACCAACTCAGTATTTCTGATTGAGTCATCAACACCATCCAGGGCTCCACCACCCATCTCTGAGAAGGAAACAATTCCGTATGCATCGTTTTCAGTGTCAGATTCGTGATACCTATAACAATCCACCTTGGTGAAGAATTTCCCGTAATCTTCGACTGTATTTGTTTCTATAGTTTCTGTAATCTTGTTCCAGTCGTTAAAGTCACCTGTTGAACTTGTTCCAATACTGTATTCAGATTGTGTTTGTAGTCTATCTGAACCACTATCTCGGGAGCCAATTCGATCAAGGTGTTTATCAGCTTCGTTAAATGTGTCTTCTATTTGTTGTTTGTTAGTCGTTAGCTCCCGTGATCGCCTCCCATTATCCCTTCCCTGACGTGAGGCTGGTATGTCATATCCAATGAATTCTTTGATAATCCCATCATCCACCCCAAGGTTGTAAGCACGAATTGGTTTTTGCTTGGGAAGCGAAAGCGCAATCCCATCGTTGTTCAAATCACTTTCTTCGACAAACTCGTCAAAGTACTTGGCTCTGATAGTCTGTAGGTTTCGCCGTGAAAGCGGTATCGAAGGCGCACGGGACCGGACAAAGGCTTTCCCATTTCG
The Halapricum salinum genome window above contains:
- a CDS encoding PQQ-binding-like beta-propeller repeat protein, encoding MYRGDLAQTGQAKTRLEAPYEVERLWGYGESLTIPDHRSLDYVSRPGIAVTDRAVYATAVDTDYEPTAVHRTEPEQLWRLTDIADDDLKSSAFARTPAPVVAGSEVFIHSKYRRDRINPAEEKLVWTDETGLLYGDRLTGNHEKLYLSGSVARIDPETGNSISTERTRENGSDGGLAVGDDVAAHALRVDGSRSGLVVGFDTDDWSVEWEEQFTEPIYEAPAIHEGQVFVLTDGSRGGPDPSSEPGTVVALDSDDGSENWRADLSGARIGVGVDTETLYAPHEDDGLIALATSSGSRQWSLDEPLRDLIGDPAWAYPPVVADDAVVLGGPEGLAIVDATDGEIRWQEDLRLRGAPAVAFGDVYALTDDRIVAVRSSNSV